TTGAAGAGCAATTGCCATTTTTACACagatgggtttgtgtgtgtaatgtatgtttggcctgtgtgtgtgttggcgagCACAGGATGAACCGTCTGAGCGGCTTGCCCAGAGGATTCGGTTCGCTGCCGTCTCTGGAAGTGTTGGACCTTACCTACAACAACCTGAACCAGAGCTCCCTGCCTGGAAACTTCTTTTACCTCAGTGAGTACACACATGTTTGTTGTGAGGGTCTGAAACCATTGTGTTCTATGCCGAGTCCACATAATTGAAGCTTCTCTGTTTTATTCTTAttgggaccataatttactaaattaatatcatgctgtattggagaacaCCTGAAGCTAGAGGATACTCACTCAACCAAAGTGCCACTAAACTAAAGTATGTTTGGCTAACTTCATGTTTACCAGCATATCCCAGCCAATACGAAATATCCCTCTATGAATATTAAGGTCCAACAGAAACAATACAGACTCTCAAGACAGACTGTTTTTCTCTAGCTTCCCCTTAAAGACTCAATTCGGCTTCATGGATCGGATTGCTcttatcatattcatattccagTGGTTATAGTTAGTATAGTAATTAGCTGTTAATGATCTGATGCAGTGTTTTCACTTAGCTGGCAACAAAGTTGCCGGGATCAAGGgatggaggcaggaggaagaggagccaggCCTCGGGCGATATTAgtcatgtacagtgtgttatgGATTTTACATTAAAAGATTAATAGGACTGTACAAACAGTAGCAGCTTTTTTGGATCCATATTGAAATGGATAAATGAGACAACTTTGTTGCCTCTTTGtgaaatacttatttttttccccaacacagaggaggctgaccccattttttatttttttttatgttttaaaaccGCCGCACGTTGACAAACGCTTCCTCGCTGTCAGTCTGTGGCCTTGCCAGACAAGCAGAAGGTCTGTGAAGATTGATTCTGTCCAGTTTGTGAGGCAGTATCATTAATCGGGCTTGACTGGTGGTATCGATCAGACTCCAGTTCAGTTAGAGCcgtcccccacacacacacacacacacacacacacacacacacactgaccgaGATGCTTGTTTTCCAGCCACTCTCCGTGCTCTCTATCTGAGTGACAACGACTTCGAGGCCCTGCCTGCCGACATCGGGAAGCTGACCAAGTTGCAAATAGTAAGTTAATGTCAAATGAGCCAAATCAGTTAGTCATGTATCCTGAGGGCTGCATGAGTAtggataaatgtgaaaaaagaattGCAATTCTTATCTTGTGTGATTAATTcacaaatgcccccccccccaaaagaacaaaagaacaaaaaaaaaggtggaagtCAACTGCAAGGCCTCGACAGTAATCCTGTAGTCAGGAGATCTAACGATGTGATGTAGAGATCTACGATATAAAGATAACAAACTCaatgaatttagaaaaaaaatcatagtaaaTAGATAAAAGACTGACCTTAACATAGCACTAGACAAAACAACTGGTCTTCTcgatcttttgtttttaatcgaCATTTACAATTTTCCAGTTACTAGAGGAAAAGcaatctttgttttcataagGAACAAAGACAAATTCATCATGTGCACATTTGAATCCACGAAGCAAGATTATTAAGGTAAAATAATTATGATAAGAACATTGATTCTCTCAGCACGTGTGTGTTAAATGattttgcttctgttttttcccccctgctgtCCAGTTGAGTCTGCGGGACAATGATCTGATCTCGTTGCCTAAGGAGATTGGGGATTTGGCCCAACTCAAAGAGCTTCACATCCAGGGCAACAGACTGACCGTGCTGCCCCCTGAACTTGgtactgaccacacacacacacacacacacacacacacacacacacacacacacacacacacacacacacacacacacacacacatatatacacactctCACTCCTGAGTTTGGTACAAACCACCTGAGAGGGGGGTGCCAAAAAAGGACGCTGTTGCCCCCATTTGTGCTCACCAAACTGAACATCAACGAGTCTGAGCATTTTACCCCCAGACAAATTCaattgattgtgtgtgtctctggcagGGAATCTGGATCTGACTGGTCCCAAACAGGTGTTTAAGGCGGAGAATAATCCCTGGGTCACTCCCATCGCAGACCAGTTCCAGCTGGGAGTCTCTCACGTTTTTGAATATGTTCGCTCCGAGACGTATAAGTagtaagtacacacacacacacacacacacacacacacacacattctgatatttgtgtttattcagaTTATTTGGGGTCCAAGCTGAGCCGTGACGTCCAGGGAACTTTCTGTAGACCTCCACAGTACAATTGTGGCAAAGCCTAGATCAGGGCATTCCTATtgctttaaatgtgtttctggaTAGCACAAGAACGTTTGGAACCACAGGGTCTCTTCCTAGAGTTCTCTGTCCGTCCAAACTCTGAGGGCATCTGATTCTCCGAAGATTTTGCGCAGGACGAAGATTTTGCGCAGCACTATTTCTGGCGAACACCAGACACTGCTCATCCGCTGGCCAATACCATCCCGACAGCGACGGTGAGGGTGGCAGCATCACGCTGTGAGGGTTCTTGACTGGTCAAAACCGAGGGAAGGATGGTTAGCGGCCACACGCAGCGGGGTCCCTGAAGCATACAGCAAAATGCTTGAGCGGCTTTGGCTTTAGTGGCCCAGACTTAAACCCCCATAGACTTTCTGTTGAGAGTCCTGAGGATTGAAGATGAAGCTTTTCATAGATGCTCCTCATCAAGTCTGATGAGAGGACCTGCCGGGAAGAACGAGGATAAACTGCCCCAATCCAGGTGTGCAAAGCTTGTAGGGGCTTCCTCGAGAAGACTTTAAATTGTAATAGGTGCCAAAGGTACTGAATTAAACCCAATCTCAGATTTAggtttttcatacatttttcgagaaaaataatcagcagagtTTAAAAAAGCCAATTTAACACTTTAAAATTCAATCTACAAGTCAGTAAAGTCTGcgaaaaaacaatttaatgggTCTAATCCTTTGTGAACCACACAAAAGAAAACGTCGGGAGGCTGCAGTGTGAAGCAGAAGGCTGCTATTAGTTCTTTGTtccagacagagggagatgcTGCAAATCCTCTGTGTGAACGCCTCAAGCTGCTGCTCCGAGGCGCGCTCTGGAACTGATCCCCGCACTGTGCGACTGTCAGTgagacacaaaatacaaaaaaaaacacaacaccacgTCTCAACAACCACATTCCAGTACATATTTTGTGTATGATGTATGAAGCAATGTGTGTATATGCTGGGTGAGCCACTGTGAGTTATTTAAAACATACTATAGCTGATTAACTGTACAGTTGTGTGCGCTGTTGAGACATTATACAGTTCATAGTTCAGCCCCTGCAGTTTACAAGCATaacaaattataaatatattttttaatgttatcGCGCTGTTGCTTATTTCatgaacttgaaaaaaaagttcatagaAACTCTATAATTATTACCTTCATGCTAGCTTGcgtgtatttttcttcttccttgtgttttttagCACTTTGCCCCATTACCAAAAAATCCACAGGTTACCTTAGTTAACCATAGTTCGAAATGTTTAtgtcaaattcacatttttacacCCTCACTCACTGTAAATGATGCTGTTTTTCACAGCGCTGAGCAGCCTGACAAtaataccccccccccgtctgccgGAGACACTGTACGGACAGACCGCGAGAACACGTTAGGGTGAGAAAGCTGTGTGGTCACAGGAAGAAGGGGAAACCGTGAAAGAGAAGACACGGTGTGCCTCTCCATGTAGACGCATCTTTGGACAGCTGTTAAACAGTTTTCCCAAATAGATCCATGTGTGTTCGCGATTCATTTGCACCTGactcatctccttcctcctccaactcACTGACGTCGGGACAGATATTTGATGAAAGGCGGGAGAACTTCTTATCGGCGTTCACAGGGTTTCATAGGAGTTTTCCCTGGCGGAAATTGTCGTCGGCGCGTGATATCggtttttatctctttttctgccGTGCAAACGTTTTTAACTGCGTACTTCCCAAATAAAATCATATGAACACTAAACCTTTGTATGCACCCCAGGGGGCCTACCACACATTTCTACCCACTGACAATAAAACGAAGTCCAGGTCAAGGGGTTCGCTTGACTCTAGGGCCCAGGCAAGTTctgagaaaatgattaaaataaaatgcgTAGAGAaatatgtacgtgtgtgtgtgtgtgtgtgtgtgtgtgtgtgtgtgtgtgtgtgtgtgtgtgtgtgtgtgtgtgtgtgtgtgtgtgtgtgtgtgtgtgtgtgtgtgtgtgtgtgtgtgtgtgtgtgtgtgtgtgtgtgtgtgtgtgtgtgttgattgtgtgttttgttggcGCTGAACTGTGTGAACTGTTGGAGCTTTAAAAACCGCCTCGTACAGCTCGTTAAGGAAGAACACTGGTTCTTTAtattccctctgtctctgacttCAGTCCTCTCTTCTGTTATCGTCTGTCAACAGTCGTCACCTCTGACCTAACGCTCTCTCTTGTTTCGCCTTAATCAGTAGCAACCGGAGCCTAAAAGAACCGGTGGCACAGGAAAACTCTGTTATTTATTAGTTAGAACAATTTTTGTGAGTCAGCGAGTTCTATgtgaagtgagtgagtgaagcCTCTGCAGTTTCCCATACAAACCAACggtcaaggaggttatgttctcACCCCCGTCCGTTGGTTTGTTTGTCGTCAAGATTATGCAATTACTTCCTTCGATCATGTCCGAGGCCTCTGTTTATTGTACCCATCATGTACAGTACGGTTTCCATGCCTCACCTCAAAAAGTTTCAAGCAAAAAGTTTCAGCTGAGTTGCCACAACAGTACTTTTACTCTACTGTAATGCTCCGAAAGGAATCGACTAACAAAACCACTAT
This window of the Scophthalmus maximus strain ysfricsl-2021 chromosome 21, ASM2237912v1, whole genome shotgun sequence genome carries:
- the rsu1 gene encoding ras suppressor protein 1; its protein translation is MSKSLKKIVEESRDKNIPEVEMCDRGISNMLDIPGLFTLSNITQLVLSHNKLTAVPANVSELKNLEVLNMFNNQIEELPTQISSLQKLKHLNLGMNRLSGLPRGFGSLPSLEVLDLTYNNLNQSSLPGNFFYLTTLRALYLSDNDFEALPADIGKLTKLQILSLRDNDLISLPKEIGDLAQLKELHIQGNRLTVLPPELGNLDLTGPKQVFKAENNPWVTPIADQFQLGVSHVFEYVRSETYKYLYGRHMQANPEPPKKNNDKTKKISRKPLAAKNK